One segment of Rhipicephalus sanguineus isolate Rsan-2018 chromosome 6, BIME_Rsan_1.4, whole genome shotgun sequence DNA contains the following:
- the LOC119396782 gene encoding potassium voltage-gated channel protein Shaw isoform X2 — translation MYHHASNSRGTLDVENRVVLNVGGIRFETYKTTLKKIPATRLSRLTEALANYDPVLNEYFFDRHPGVFAQILNYYRTGKLHYPTNVCGPLFEEELEFWGLDANQVEPCCWMTYTVYRDTQATLAILDTLDIENEKPSDEELARKFGVEEDYYAGKLSCWQRLKPRIWLLFDEPYSSLAAKVMAVISVFFICVSILSFCLKTHPNMRVPVIVNRTVTQRNTTAWVLDKVKTDAHDAFFYVESVCNAWFTFEITIRFVVSPRKLDFVRAPINIIDFIATMSFYSDMLLQHLAADLENADILDFFSIIRILRLFKLTRHSRGLKILIHTFKASAKELFLLVFFLVLGIVIFASLVYYAERLQANPRNDFTSIPEGLWWAIVTMTTVGYGDMAPRTYVGMLVGALCALAGVLTIGLPVPVIVSNFTMFYSHTQAREKLPKQRRRFVGEPPGAGTTATASAPAVPQARRMNAIKHHQHSREFAANKPGT, via the exons ATGTACCACCACGCGAGCAACAGTCGCGGCACCTTGGATGTGGAAAACCGCGTCGTCCTCAACGTGGGCGGCATACGCTTCGAGACGTACAAGACGACCCTCAAGAAGATTCCCGCGACGCGCCTCTCGCGGCTCACCGAGGCGCTCGCAAACTACGACCCGGTGCTGAACGAGTACTTCTTCGACCGCCACCCGGGCGTCTTCGCACAGATACTCAACTACTACCGCACCGGCAAGCTGCACTACCCGACCAACGTGTGCGGACCGCTGTTCGAAGAGGAGCTCGAGTTCTGGGGCCTGGACGCCAATCAG GTCGAACCTTGCTGCTGGATGACGTACACGGTGTACAGAGACACGCAGGCCACCCTGGCCATCCTGGACACGCTCGACATTGAGAACGAGAAGCCCAGCGATGAGGAGCTTGCTCGCAAGTTCGGCGTCGAGGAGGACTactacgcgggcaagctgtcatGCTGGCAGCGGCTCAAGCCACGCATCTGGCTGCTCTTCGACGAGCCTTACTCCTCGCTGGCCGCCAAGGTCATGGCCGTCATTTCAGTCTTCTTCATCTGTGTCTCTATCCTGTCCTTCTGCCTCAAGACGCACCCAAACATGCGGGTGCCCGTCATCGTTAACCGGACCGTCACGCAGCGCAACACGACCGCCTGGGTGCTGGACAAGGTCAAGACGGACGCGCACGACGCCTTCTTCTACGTCGAGAGTGTGTGCAATGCCTGGTTCACCTTCGAGATCACCATCCGGTTTGTGGTGAGCCCCAGAAAGCTCGACTTTGTGCGTGCCCCCATAAACATCATCGACTTCATCGCGACCATGTCCTTCTACTCGGACATGCTGCTCCAGCACCTCGCGGCGGACCTCGAGAACGCCGACATACTGGACTTCTTCTCCATCATCCGAATTCTGAGGCTGTTCAAGCTGACGCGCCACTCGCGCGGGCTCAAGATCCTCATACACACCTTCAAGGCCTCGGCCAAGGAACTCTTCCTCTTGGTATTCTTCCTGGTGCTGGGCATCGTGATATTCGCCAGCCTCGTCTACTACGCCGAGAGGCTGCAGGCGAACCCTCGCAACGACTTCACCAGCATCCCCGAGGGCCTGTGGTGGGCCATCGTGACGATGACCACAGTGGGCTACGGGGACATGGCGCCCAGGACTTACGTGGGCATGCTCGTCGGTGCCCTGTGCGCGCTCGCGGGCGTGCTGACGATCGGGTTGCCCGTGCCGGTGATCGTGTCCAACTTCACCATGTTCTACTCGCACACGCAAGCACGCGAGAAGCTGCCCAAGCAGCGACGCCGCTTCGTGGGCGAGCCGCCCGGCGCCGGCACgacggcgacggcatcggcgccCGCTGTGCCGCAGGCGCGACGCATGAACGCCATCAAGCACCACCAGCACAGCAGGGAATTTGCCGCCAACAAGCCAGGTACTTGA
- the LOC119396782 gene encoding potassium voltage-gated channel protein Shaw isoform X1, whose translation MYHHASNSRGTLDVENRVVLNVGGIRFETYKTTLKKIPATRLSRLTEALANYDPVLNEYFFDRHPGVFAQILNYYRTGKLHYPTNVCGPLFEEELEFWGLDANQVEPCCWMTYTVYRDTQATLAILDTLDIENEKPSDEELARKFGVEEDYYAGKLSCWQRLKPRIWLLFDEPYSSLAAKVMAVISVFFICVSILSFCLKTHPNMRVPVIVNRTVTQRNTTAWVLDKVKTDAHDAFFYVESVCNAWFTFEITIRFVVSPRKLDFVRAPINIIDFIATMSFYSDMLLQHLAADLENADILDFFSIIRILRLFKLTRHSRGLKILIHTFKASAKELFLLVFFLVLGIVIFASLVYYAERLQANPRNDFTSIPEGLWWAIVTMTTVGYGDMAPRTYVGMLVGALCALAGVLTIGLPVPVIVSNFTMFYSHTQAREKLPKQRRRFVGEPPGAGTTATASAPAVPQARRMNAIKHHQHSREFAANKPGIYNGVSTPDQAPSMQAILT comes from the exons ATGTACCACCACGCGAGCAACAGTCGCGGCACCTTGGATGTGGAAAACCGCGTCGTCCTCAACGTGGGCGGCATACGCTTCGAGACGTACAAGACGACCCTCAAGAAGATTCCCGCGACGCGCCTCTCGCGGCTCACCGAGGCGCTCGCAAACTACGACCCGGTGCTGAACGAGTACTTCTTCGACCGCCACCCGGGCGTCTTCGCACAGATACTCAACTACTACCGCACCGGCAAGCTGCACTACCCGACCAACGTGTGCGGACCGCTGTTCGAAGAGGAGCTCGAGTTCTGGGGCCTGGACGCCAATCAG GTCGAACCTTGCTGCTGGATGACGTACACGGTGTACAGAGACACGCAGGCCACCCTGGCCATCCTGGACACGCTCGACATTGAGAACGAGAAGCCCAGCGATGAGGAGCTTGCTCGCAAGTTCGGCGTCGAGGAGGACTactacgcgggcaagctgtcatGCTGGCAGCGGCTCAAGCCACGCATCTGGCTGCTCTTCGACGAGCCTTACTCCTCGCTGGCCGCCAAGGTCATGGCCGTCATTTCAGTCTTCTTCATCTGTGTCTCTATCCTGTCCTTCTGCCTCAAGACGCACCCAAACATGCGGGTGCCCGTCATCGTTAACCGGACCGTCACGCAGCGCAACACGACCGCCTGGGTGCTGGACAAGGTCAAGACGGACGCGCACGACGCCTTCTTCTACGTCGAGAGTGTGTGCAATGCCTGGTTCACCTTCGAGATCACCATCCGGTTTGTGGTGAGCCCCAGAAAGCTCGACTTTGTGCGTGCCCCCATAAACATCATCGACTTCATCGCGACCATGTCCTTCTACTCGGACATGCTGCTCCAGCACCTCGCGGCGGACCTCGAGAACGCCGACATACTGGACTTCTTCTCCATCATCCGAATTCTGAGGCTGTTCAAGCTGACGCGCCACTCGCGCGGGCTCAAGATCCTCATACACACCTTCAAGGCCTCGGCCAAGGAACTCTTCCTCTTGGTATTCTTCCTGGTGCTGGGCATCGTGATATTCGCCAGCCTCGTCTACTACGCCGAGAGGCTGCAGGCGAACCCTCGCAACGACTTCACCAGCATCCCCGAGGGCCTGTGGTGGGCCATCGTGACGATGACCACAGTGGGCTACGGGGACATGGCGCCCAGGACTTACGTGGGCATGCTCGTCGGTGCCCTGTGCGCGCTCGCGGGCGTGCTGACGATCGGGTTGCCCGTGCCGGTGATCGTGTCCAACTTCACCATGTTCTACTCGCACACGCAAGCACGCGAGAAGCTGCCCAAGCAGCGACGCCGCTTCGTGGGCGAGCCGCCCGGCGCCGGCACgacggcgacggcatcggcgccCGCTGTGCCGCAGGCGCGACGCATGAACGCCATCAAGCACCACCAGCACAGCAGGGAATTTGCCGCCAACAAGCCAG